The proteins below are encoded in one region of Oncorhynchus nerka isolate Pitt River linkage group LG15, Oner_Uvic_2.0, whole genome shotgun sequence:
- the LOC115122772 gene encoding myosin heavy chain, fast skeletal muscle-like yields the protein MSTDAEMQIYGKAAIYLRKPEKERIEAQTAPFDSKNSCYVTDKAELYLKGLVTARADGKCTVTVIKPDGTKDEGKEFKDADIYEMNPPKYDKIEDMAMMTYLNEASVLYNLKERYAAWMIYTYSGLFCATVNPYKWLPVYDAEVVNAYRGKKRMEAPPHIFSVSDNAFQFMMIDKENQSVLITGESGAGKTVNTKRVIQYFATIAVSGAKKEAEPGKMQGSLEDQIIAANPLLESYGNAKTVRNDNSSRFGKFIRIHFQGGKLAKADIETYLLEKSRVSFQLPDERGYHIFFQMMTGHKPELVEMALITTNPYDFPMCSQGQITVASINDNEELDATDDAITVLGFSNDEKVGIYKLTGAVLHHGNLKFKQKQREEQAEPDGTEVADKIAYLLGLNSAEMLKALCYPRVKVGNEYVTKGQTVPQVNNSVSALAKSIYERMFLWMVIRINEMLDTKNPRQFYIGVLDIAGFEIFDYNSMEQLCINFTNEKLQQFFNHTMFVLEQEEYKKEGIIWAFIDFGMDLAACIELIEKPLGIFSILEEECMFPKSSDTTFKDKLYAQHLGKTNAFEKPKPAKGKAEAHFSLVHYAGTVDYNITGWLEKNKDPLNDSVCQLYQKSSVKILAALYPPPPPEDKAKKGGKKKGGSMQTVSSQFRENLHKLMTNLRSTHPHFVRCLIPNESKTPGLMENFLVIHQLRCNGVLEGIRICRKGFPSRIIYADFKQRYKVLNASVIPEGQFMDNKKASEKLLGSIDVNHEDYKFGHTKVFFKAGLLGVLEEMRDEKLATLVGMVQALSRGFLMRREFTKMMERRESVYAIQYNIRSFMNVKTWPWMKLYFKIKPLLQSAETEKELANMKENYEKMTTDLAKALATKKQMEEKLVALTQEKNDLALQVASEGESLNDAEERCEGLIKSKIQLEAKLKETTERLEDEEEINAELTAKKRKLEDECSELKKDIDDLELTLAKVEKEKHATENKVKNLTEEMASMDESVAKLTKEKKALQEAHQQTLDDLQAEEDKVNTLTKAKTKLEQQVDDLEGSLEQEKKLRMDLERSKRKLEGDLKLAQESIMDLENDKQQADEKIKKKEFETTQLLSKVEDEQSLGAQLQKKIKELQARIEELEEEIEAERAARAKVEKQRADLSRELEEISERLEEAGGATAAQIEMNKKREAEFQKLRRDLEESTLQHEATAAALRKKQADSVAELGEQIDNLQRVKQKLEKEKSEYKMEIDDLSSNMEAVAKAKGNLEKMCRTLEDQLSELKTKNDENVRQVNDISGQRARLLTENGEFGRQLEEKEALVSQLTRGKQAFTQQVEELKRAIEEEVKAKNALAHGVQSARHDCDLLREQFEEEQEAKAELQRGMSKANSEVAQWRTKYETDAIQRTEELEEAKKKLAQRLQEAEETIEATNSKCASLEKTKQRLQGEVEDLMIDVERANALAANLDKKQRNFDKVLAEWKQKHEEGQAELEGAQKEARSMSTELFKMKNSYEEALDHLETLKRENKNLQQEISDLTEQIGETGKSIHELEKAKKTVETEKSEIQTALEEAEGTLEHEESKILRVQLELNQIKGEVDRKIAEKDEEMEQIKRNSQRVVDSMQSTLDSEVRSRNDALRVKKKMEGDLNEMEIQLSHSNRQAAEAQKQLRNVQGQLKDAQLHLDDAVRVAEDMKEQAAMVERRNGLMVAEIEELRVALEQTERGRKVAETELVDASERVGLLHSQNTSLQNTKKKLETDLVQVQGEVDDIVQEARNAEEKAKKAITDAAMMAEELKKEQDTSSHLERMKKNLEVTVKDLQHRLDEAENLAMKGGKKQLQKLESRVRELETEVEAEQRRGVDAVKGVRKYERRVKELTYQTEEDKKNVNRLQDLVDKLQMKVKAYKRHSEESEEAANQHMSKFRKVQHELEEAEERADIAETQVNKLRAKTRDSGKGKEVAE from the exons ATGAGTACGGACGCTGAGATGCAAATCTACGGCAAGGCTGCCATATACCTCCGTAAGCCTGAGAAGGAGAGGATTGAGGCACAAACCGCACCCTTTGATTCAAAGAACTCCTGCTATGTGACAGACAAGGCAGAGCTGTACCTTAAGGGTCTGGTCACTGCCAGGGCCGACGGGAAGTGTACTGTAACAGTCATTAAACCTGACGGCACTAAGGAT GAAGGAAAAGAGTTCAAAGATGCAGACATCTATGAGATGAACCCCCCTAAGTACGACAAGATTGAGGACATGGCCATGATGACCTACCTGAATGAAGCCTCTGTGTTGTATAACCTCAAAGAGCGTTATGCAGCATGGATGATCTAT ACCTACTCTGGGCTCTTCTGTGCCACGGTGAACCCCTACAAGTGGCTCCCTGTGTACGACGCAGAAGTTGTCAACGCCtacagagggaagaagagaaTGGAGGCTCCACCCCatatcttctctgtctctgacaaCGCCTTTCAGTTCATGATGATTG ataagGAGAACCAGTCCGTCCTGATTAC TGGAGAATCCGGTGCAGGAAAGACTGTCAACACCAAGCGTGTCATCCAGTACTTTGCCACCATTGCAGTGTCTGGGGCCAAGAAGGAAGCAGAACCAGGCAAAATGCAG GGGTCTCTTGAGGATCAGATCATTGCAGCTAACCCTCTGCTGGAGTCTTACGGTAATGCCAAGACAGTGAGGAACGACAACTCGTCTCGCTTT GGTAAATTCATCAGGATTCACTTCCAAGGTGGTAAACTGGCTAAAGCTGACATTGAGACCT acctGCTGGAGAAGTCCAGAGTGTCCTTCCAGCTGCCCGATGAGAGAGGCTACCACATCTTCTTCCAGATGATGACAGGCCACAAACCTGAGCTAGTTG AAATGGCGCTcatcaccactaacccctacgACTTCCCCATGTGCAGTCAGGGACAGATCACTGTGGCCAGCATCAACGACAATGAAGAGTTGGATGCCACAGAT GATGCCATTACAGTCCTGGGCTTCAGTAACGATGAGAAGGTTGGCATCTACAAGCTGACAGGAGCTGTATTGCACCATGGAAACTTGAAATTCAAGCAGAAGCAGCGTGAGGAGCAGGCCGAGCCAGACGGCACAGAGG TGGCTGATAAAATCGCCTACCTGCTGGGCCTGAACTCAGCTGAGATGTTGAAGGCTCTGTGCTACCCCAGAGTGAAGGTCGGCAACGAGTATGTGACCAAGGGACAGACTGTGCCTCAG GTTAATAACTCAGTCAGTGCTCTGGCCAAGTCCATCTATGAGAGGATGTTCTTGTGGATGGTCATCCGTATCAATGAGATGTTGGACACCAAGAATCCAAGGCAGTTCTATATCGGTGTGCTTGACATTGCCGGGTTTGAGATCTTTGAT TATAACAGCATGGAGCAGCTGTGCATCAACTTCACCAATGAGAAACTGCAACAGTTTTTCAACCACACCATGTTCGTCCTGGAGCAAGAGGAGTACAAGAAGGAGGGAATCATCTGGGCCTTCATTGACTTCGGCATGGACTTGGCTGCCTGCATTGAGCTTATTGAGAAG CCATTGGGCATCTTCTCCATCCTTGAAGAGGAGTGCATGTTCCCCAAGTCTTCAGACACTACCTTCAAGGACAAGCTGTACGCCCAGCATCTTGGCAAAACAAATGCATTTGAGAAGCCCAAGCCTGCCAAAGGCAAGGCAGAGGCCCACTTCTCCCTGGTGCACTACGCCGGAACTGTGGACTACAACATCACTGGGTGGCTGGAGAAGAACAAGGATCCCCTGAACGACTCAGTTTGTCAACTGTACCAGAAGTCCTCTGTCAAAATTCTGGCTGCCCtgtatccccctccccctcctgagG ATAAAGCCAAGAAAGGAGGCAAGAAGAAGGGTGGTTCCATGCAGACTGTGTCCTCCCAGTTCAGG GAGAACTTACATAAGCTGATGACCAACTTGAGGAGCACTCATCCTCACTTTGTGCGCTGCCTGATCCCCAACGAGTCAAAGACTCCAG GTCTGATGGAGAACTTCCTGGTTATCCACCAGCTCAGGTGTAATGGTGTACTAGAGGGTATCAGGATCTGCAGAAAGGGATTCCCCAGCAGAATCATCTATGCTGACTTCAAGCAAAG GTACAAAGTACTGAATGCCAGTGTCATCCCTGAGGGCCAGTTCATGGACAACAAGAAGGCTTCTGAGAAGCTGCTTGGGtccattgatgtgaatcacgaggattacaagtttggacacaccaag GTGTTCTTCAAAGCCGGTCTGCTGGGTGTcctggaggagatgagagatgagaagcTGGCCACTCTGGTCGGCATGGTCCAGGCTCTCAGCCGTGGATTCCTCATGAGGAGAGAGTTCACCAagatgatggagaggag AGAATCAGTATACGCCATCCAGTACAACATCCGCTCATTCATGAATGTCAAAACCTGGCCATGGATGAAGTTGTACTTCAAGATCAAGCCCCTGCTGCAGAGCGCTGAGACTGAGAAGGAGCTGGCCAACATGAAGGAGAACTATGAGAAGATGACGACAGACCTGGCCAAGGCTCTGGCCACAAAGAAGCAAATGGAGGAGAAGTTGGTGGCCCTGACACAGGAGAAGAACGACCTGGCGCTCCAAGTCGCATCT GAAGGAGAGAGTCTGAACGATGCTGAGGAAAGGTGTGAGGGGCTCATCAAGAGCAAGATCCAGCTGGAGGCCAAACTCAAAGAGACGACCGAGAggctggaggatgaggaggagatcaATGCTGAGTTGACTGCAAAGAAGAGGAAGCTGGAGGATGAgtgctctgagctgaagaaggaCATTGATGACCTGGAGCTCACCCTGGCCAAAGTGGAGAAGGAGAAGCACGCCACTGAAAACAAG GTTAAAaacctgacagaggagatggcgtCTATGGATGAGAGTGTTGCCAAGCTGACCAAGGAGAAGAAAGCCCTCCAAGAGGCCCACCAGCAGACACTGGATGACCTGCAGGCAGAGGAGGACAAAGTCAACACTCTGACCAAGGCCAAGACCAAGCTGGAACAGCAAGTGGACGAC CTTGAGGGTTCTCTGGAGCAAGAGAAGAAGCTCCGTATGGACCTTGAGAGATCCAAGAGAAAGCTGGAGGGAGATCTGAAACTGGCCCAGGAGTCCATAATGGACCTGGAGAATGACAAGCAGCAAGCTGATGAGAAAATCAAGAA GAAGGAGTTTGAGACCACCCAGCTCCTCAGCAAGGTTGAGGATGAACAGTCTCTGGGAGCTCAGCTGCAGAAGAAGATCAAGGAACTCCAG GCCCGTATTGAGGAGCTGGAGGAGGAAATTGAGGCCGAGCGTGCTGCCAGGGCTAAGGTTGAGAAGCAGAGGGCCGATCTCTCCAGGGAACTTGAGGAGATCAGCGAGAGGCTGGAGGAGGCCGGAGGCGCCACTGCTGCTCAGATTGAGATGAACAAGAAGCGTGAGGCTGAGTTCCAGAAGCTGCGTCGTGATCTTGAAGAGTCCACCCTGCAGCATGAGGCCACAGCCGCCGCTCTGCGCAAGAAGCAGGCCGACAGTGTGGCTGAGCTCGGGGAGCAGATCGACAACCTACAGCGCGTCAAGCAGAagctggagaaggagaagagcgAATACAAGATGGAGATTGATGACCTCTCTAGCAACATGGAGGCCGTCGCCAAGGCTAAG GGCAATCTGGAGAAGATGTGCCGTACTCTTGAGGACCAGCTGAGCGAGCTCAAGACTAAGAATGATGAGAATGTTCGCCAGGTCAACGACATCAGCGGACAGAGGGCCAGACTCCTGACAGAAAATG GTGAGTTTGGTCGCCAGCTGGAGGAGAAGGAAGCCCTGGTGTCTCAGCTGACCAGAGGAAAACAGGCCTTCACCCAGCAGGTGGAGGAGCTGAAGAGGGCGATTGAGGAGGAGGTCAAG gCTAAAAATGCACTGGCCCACGGTGTTCAGTCTGCCCGCCATGACTGTGACCTCCTGAGGGAGCAGtttgaggaggagcaggaggccaAGGCAGAGCTGCAACGCGGCATGTCCAAGGCCAACAGTGAGGTGGCTCAGTGGAGGACTAAGTATGAAACTGATGCCATCCAGCGCACAGAGGAGCTGGAGGAGGCCAA GAAGAAGCTGGCCCAGCGTCTGCAGGAGGCGGAGGAGACCATTGAGGCGACCAACTCCAAGTGCGCCTCCCTGGAGAAGACCAAGCAGAGGctgcagggagaggtggaggacctCATGATTGATGTTGAGAGAGCCAACGCATTGGCAGCCAACCTCGACAAGAAGCAGAGGAACTTTGACAAG GTTCTGGCAGAGTGGAAGCAGAAGCATGAGGAGGGCCAGGCTGAGCTGGAAGGAGCTCAGAAGGAGGCTCGCTCTATGAGCACTGAACTTTTCAAGATGAAGAACTCCTACGAGGAGGCTCTGGATCATCTGGAGACtctgaagagagagaacaagaacctGCAAC agGAGATCTCTGACCTGACTGAGCAGATCGGAGAGACTGGCAAGAGCATCCATGAGCTGGAGAAGGCCAAGAAGACCGTGGAGACAGAGAAGTCTGAGATCCAGACCGCTCTGGAGGAGGCTGAG GGAACACTGGAGCACGAGGAATCCAAGATTCTGCGTGTGCAGCTGGAGCTGAACCAGATCAAGGGTGAGGTGGACAGGAAGATCGCTGAGAAGGACGAGGAGATGGAGCAGATCAAGAggaacagccagagggtggttGACTCCATGCAGAGCACCCTGGACTCTGAGGTCAGGAGCAGGAATGATGCCCTGAGGgtgaagaagaagatggagggagacctGAACGAGATGGAGATCCAGCTGAGCCACTCCAACAGGCAGGCCGCCGAGGCCCAGAAACAGCTGAGGAATGTCCAGGGACAGCTCAAG GATGCCCAATTGCACCTTGATGACGCCGTCCGTGTTGCAGAAGACATGAAGGAGCAGGCAGCCATGGTGGAGCGCAGAAACGGTCTGATGGTGGCTGAAATCGAGGAGCTGAGAGTTGCtctggagcagacagagagaggccgcAAAGTGGCTGAGACTGAGCTGGTAGACGCCAGCGAGCGTGTTGGACTGCTGCACTCCCAG AACACCAGCCTTCAGAACACCAAGAAGAAGCTGGAGACTGACCTGGTGCAggtgcagggagaggtggacgaCATCGTCCAGGAGGCCAGGAATGCAGAGGAGAAGGCCAAGAAGGCAATCACTGAC GCGGCCATGATGGCTGAGGAGCTGAAGAAGGAGCAGGACACCAGTTCTCACCTGGAGAGGATGAAGAAGAACCTGGAGGTCACAGTCAAGGACCTGCAGCACCGCCTGGATGAGGCTGAGAATCTGGCCATGAAGGGAGGCAAGAAGCAGCTCCAGAAACTGGAGTCCAGG GTGCGCGAGCTCGAGACTGAGGTGGAGGCGGAGCAGAGAAGAGGTGTAGATGCAGTCAAGGGAGTCCGCAAGTATGAGCGCAGAGTCAAGGAGCTCACTTACCAG ACTGAGGAGGATAAGAAGAATGTTAACAGACTTCAGGACCTGGTAGATAAGCTGCAGATGAAAGTGAAGGCCTACAAGAGGCATTCTGAGGAATCG GAGGAAGCAGCAAACCAGCACATGTCTAAGTTCAGGAAGGTTCAGCATGAGCTGGAGGAGGCTGAGGAGCGTGCTGACATCGCTGAGACTCAGGTCAACAAGCTCAGAGCCAAGACCCGTGACTCTGGAAAG GGAAAAGAAGTTGCTGAATAA